A genome region from Defluviimonas aquaemixtae includes the following:
- a CDS encoding D-cysteine desulfhydrase has product MHLSRFPRVHLAHLPTPLEPMKRLSGELGIDLWIKRDDCTGMSTGGNKTRKLEFLMGEALEHGADMVMTQGATQSNHARQTAAFAAKLGLTCHILLEDRTGYNYANYKGNGNVLLDHLHGATTESFPGGHDMVGEMERAAEKKRAEGHNVYIIPGGGSNPTGALGYVNCALELVAQANDAGLKIDRVVHATGSSGTQAGLVTGLCAMNAGIPVLGIGTRAPQQKQEQMVHDLACKTAEKLGCTGVVRREDVLANTDYVGEGYGLPTDSGIEAIRLFAELEGILLDPVYSAKGAAGLIELARKGTFKGERVVFLHTGGSAGLFGYDFAFDHADRWINL; this is encoded by the coding sequence GAGTCCATCTCGCGCATTTGCCGACCCCTCTGGAGCCGATGAAACGCTTGTCCGGGGAACTCGGTATTGATCTGTGGATCAAGCGCGACGACTGCACAGGAATGTCGACCGGCGGCAACAAGACGCGCAAGCTGGAATTCCTGATGGGTGAGGCGTTGGAACATGGCGCCGACATGGTCATGACCCAAGGCGCGACACAATCCAATCATGCCCGCCAGACTGCCGCCTTTGCGGCCAAGCTGGGTCTGACATGCCACATTCTGTTGGAAGATCGCACCGGCTATAACTACGCCAACTACAAGGGCAACGGCAACGTCCTGCTGGACCACCTCCACGGCGCGACGACCGAGAGCTTTCCTGGCGGTCACGATATGGTTGGCGAAATGGAGCGTGCGGCCGAGAAGAAACGGGCCGAAGGTCACAATGTCTACATCATCCCCGGCGGCGGATCGAACCCGACCGGCGCTTTGGGCTACGTGAACTGCGCTCTGGAACTGGTCGCGCAGGCCAACGACGCGGGGCTGAAGATTGACCGCGTGGTTCACGCAACCGGGTCGTCCGGAACCCAGGCGGGGTTGGTAACCGGGCTTTGCGCGATGAACGCGGGCATCCCGGTGCTGGGCATCGGCACCCGTGCGCCGCAGCAGAAACAGGAACAGATGGTCCATGACCTGGCCTGTAAGACCGCTGAAAAACTGGGCTGCACCGGAGTGGTCAGGCGCGAAGACGTCCTGGCCAATACGGACTATGTTGGCGAGGGCTACGGCCTGCCGACCGACAGCGGCATCGAAGCGATCCGCCTGTTTGCCGAGCTGGAAGGCATCCTGCTTGATCCGGTCTATTCCGCCAAGGGCGCCGCGGGCCTGATCGAACTGGCGCGCAAAGGGACCTTTAAGGGCGAACGTGTCGTGTTCCTGCATACCGGCGGGTCGGCAGGCTTGTTTGGCTATGACTTCGCCTTTGACCACGCCGACCGCTGGATCAACCTGTAA